The Sphingomonas aliaeris genome segment TGAGCTATGCCGAATATCCGAAGCTGGTCGTGCAGGCGTTCCTCGCGGCGGAGGACAAGACGTTCTTCGAACATCACGGCGTCGATTATCCCGGCATCGTCGGCGCGGCGATCAACAACTTCCGCAGTGGCAAGCGCCCCGCCGGTGCCTCGACCATCACGCAGCAGGTCGCGAAGAACCTGCTGATCGGCAACGCGCCCAGCTATAGCCGCAAGCTGAAGGAGGCGATCCTCGCCTACCGGATCGAGGATACGCTGACCAAGCCGCAGATCCTGGAGCTGTACCTCAACCAGATCGCGCTGGGTCGCAACGCGTTCGGCGTGGAGGCGGCGAGCTACGCCTATTTCGGCAAGGAACTGAGCCAGCTGGATCTCGCGCAGATCGCCTATCTCGCCATCCTGCCCAAGGGGCCGTCCAATTACGATCCGATCCGCCACACCGAACGCGCGCTCACCCGCCGGTCCTATGTGCTGCGGGAGATGGTCAAGAACAACTTCATCACGCAGGCGCAGTTCGCCGAAGCCAATGCCCAGCCGCTCGGCACCGTCCCGCGCCAGACGCCCAAGGCCGAGGTTGCCGGTTCGGGCTATTTCGTCGAGGAAGTGCGCCGCCAGCTGATCGACAAGTTCGGCGAGAATTCCGACGACGGCCGCAACCCGTTCAGCGTCTATGGCGGCGGCCTGTGGGTGCGCACCTCGTTCGACGCGAAGCAGCAGGAATATGCGCAGGAAGCATTGCAGGACGGCCTGCTCCGCTTCGACCGCGGCCGCGGCTGGTCCGGCCCGATCCGTCATGTCGAGATCGACAGCGAGAATTGGCAGTCGGCGATGCTCAACACGAATATCGGGCTCGATTATCGCGACTGGCGCGCGGCGATCGTCATCTCGCGCGATGGCGGCGCGGCACGGATCGGCTTCTCCAACGGCCAGACCGGCGATCTGCCGCGCTGGGGCGCGCAGATGCCGGTCCGCGGCAAGGGCGGCAATGCGTTCAATGCGCTGAAGGCCGGCGACATCATCGCCGTCGCACCCGAGGGGTCGGGGTTCGCGCTGCGCGCCATCCCGAAGATCTCCGGCGGCTTCGTCGTCGAGGAACCGGCCACCGGTCGCGTGCTCGCGATGCAGGGCGGGTTCGACAGTCGCATCCAGAGCTTCAACCGCGCCACCCAGGCGCAGCGCCAGCCCGGCTCCACGATCAAGCCGATCGTCTACGCCGCCGCACTCGCCGGTGGCATGACGCCTGCGTCCAGCATCGTCGACGGCCCGTTCTGCGTCTATCAGGGCGCGCGGCTCGGGCAGAAGTGCTTCCGCAACTTCGGCGGCGGCGGCTCCGGCGCGCACACGATGCGCTGGGGCGTCGAACAGTCGCGCAATCTGATGACGGTCCGCGCCGCCAGCCAGACCGGCATGGACAAGGTCGTGTCGCTGATGGACCAGATCGGCGTCGGCAAATACGCGCCCTATCTGTCCTTCGCGCTCGGCGCCGGTGAGACGACCGTGTCGCGCATGGTCAACGCCTATGCCATCCTCGCCAATCAGGGGCGCGCGCATCCCTATACGTTGATCGACTTCGTGCAGGATCGCCACGGCAAGGTCGTCTGGCCGGCCAACTGGCGCGCCTGCGACAATTGCAATGCGGCCGACTGGAACGGCAAGGCGATGCCGCGCCCGGTGATCCGCGGCAAGCAGGTGCTCGACGCGATCAGCGCCTATCAGATGGTGCACATTGCGGAAGGCGTGATCCAGCGCGGCACCGCGACCGTCCTGCGCGATCTCGACCGCCCGATGTTCGGCAAGACCGGCACCAATACCGGCCCGACCGACGTCTGGTTCATCGGCGGCACGCCGCAGATGGTGGCGGGCGTCTATATCGGATACGATACGCCCCGGTCGCTCGGCGGCTATGCGCAGGGCGGGACGATCGCCGCGCCGATCTTCAAGCAATGGGCGATCAAGGCCTATGAGGGGATGGACAAGCTGCCCTTCCGCGCGCCGCCCGGCGTCCGCATGGTGCGCATTGATCGTCAAAGCGGGAAGCCCGTTTTCGGTGCCTGGCCCACGTCCGATCCGAAGGCCGCGGTGATCTGGGAAGCGTTCAAGCCGGAAAGCGAACCGCGTCGCGCAATCCGCCGTCCGGGCGTGCTGGCCGATCCTGCCGCCGCCGTCGCCGCTGCCAAGGCGCGCGAGGAAAAGGCCGCCGCCGCCCGCATCGAACAACGCCGCGACAGCGATTTCTTGCAGAGAGAGGGCGGAATCTACTAGCGCCTCCCATTAAGCGACGCGCACCGGCATCGGCCGGCACCGGCGCGACTAAACAGCGTCCGGCACCGGCGCGACAAAACAGCGCGGCACATGCCGCAAAAGGCCCCGGCCCATGCCGGGATGGATACTGGAGAATACCCATGCGCGCCGAAGCGCAGGCACATGTCGATACGATCAACGAGGCGCTGGCGCTGCTGCGTCGCTTCCTCGATTGGGACCGCGCGCTCCGCCGCCTGGACGAACTCAACGCCCGCGTCGAGGATCAGGCTCTGTGGAGCGATCCGAAGGCCGCGCAGGAAGTGATGCGCGAACGCCGTCGCCTGGACGAGGCGATCACCGCGACCCGCGCGATCCAGAGCGAGCTTAGCGATACGGTCGAGCTGATCGAGATGGCGGAGGCCGAAGGCGATACCGAGATGGAGGCGGACGGCGTCGCCGCGCTCGCCGAACTTGCCTCGCGTGCCGACAAGGACAAGGTCAAGGCGCTGCTCGCGGGCGAGGCCGACGGCAACGACACCTATGTCGAGATCAACGCCGGTGCTGGCGGCACGGAAAGCCAGGACTGGGCCGGAATGCTGAGCCGCATGTATCAGCGCTGGGGCGAACGCCACGGCCTGAAGGTCGAACTGGTCGATCAGCATTCGGGCGAGCAGGCCGGGATTAAATCGGCCACGTTGCTGCTGAAGGGCGAGAACGCGTACGGCTATGCCAAGACCGAAAGCGGCGTGCACCGCCTCGTTCGCATCAGCCCGTATGACAGCGCGGCGCGTCGTCACACGTCGTTCGCGTCCGTCTGGGTCTATCCCGTGGTCGATGAGAATATCGAGGTCGACTATAACGAAAGCGACCTGCGCATCGACACGTATCGCGCGTCGGGCGCCGGCGGTCAGCACATCAACACCACCGATTCCGCGGTGCGCATCACGCACATCCCGACCGGTATCGTCGTGCAGTGCCAGAACCAGCGGTCGCAGCACAAGAACAAGGCGGAAGCGTATAATCAGTTGCGCGCGCGCCTGTACGAACGTGAACTCGCGATCCGTGAACAGGCCGCCAATGCCGAAAACGCCTCCAAGACGGATATCGGCTGGGGGCATCAGATCCGCAGCTACGTCCTGCAACCGTATCAGATGGTGAAGGACCTGCGCACCGGCGTCACGTCCACCGCACCGTCGGACGTGCTCGACGGCGATCTGGATGCGTTTATGGCCGCGGCCCTTTCGCAGCGGGTGACGGGCGAAGCCGTAGAGATCGAGGACGTGGATTGATCGTGCGGCGGCTCGCGGCCTTCGGGATGACGGCTACGCTGGCGCTGCTCGCGGCGTGCGAGGCGGCGCCGGTCATCAAGCCCGTCAAGGACAAGGTCGGCCCGTTCCCGGCCGCCGATCGGCCCGTCGCCCATATCGTGTCGTCGCGCTGGTCGACCGAGGAGGCGCGCGATCGCCTCAACGAAGCGGGGCAGGTGATGGCGAAATCCGGCATCACCAAGGGCATGACCGTGGCGGATATCGGCGCCGGCGAGGGCTATTACACGATCCGCCTGGCGCAGCGTGTCGGCAAGGACGGTCGCGTCCTGGCGGAGGATATCGTCGCCAGTGTTCGCGATACGCTTGCCGAACGCGTCGCCCGTGAGCGGCTCGATAATGTCAGTGTGCGCCTGGGCGAACCGTCCAACCCGAAACTGCCGGACAACAGTTTCGACCGCATCTTCATGGTCCACATGTATCATGAGATCGAGCAGCCCTACGAATTCCTGTGGCGCATGCGTCCCTCGCTCCGTCCCGGCGGGCTAGTCGTCGTGGTCGATGCCGATCGCCGCACGCAGGATCACGGCACGCCGCCCGAATTGCTGAAATGCGAATTCGCTGCGGTCGGTTATGCGCTGGTCGATACCACGAACATGCCATCCGCCGGCGGCTACATGGCCACGTTCCGCGTCGAAGGGCAGCGCCCCGATCCCCGCTCGATCCGGCCCTGCAAGCTCGTCGCGACCTGACGCCGCGGCGGTGGTGTGCCGACAACGCTAACGCCACCATCACCGCGACGGGCACCCCCCGGTCCTTCCGATTGTCGAAGGGCGGGAAGAAGGGACAGGCGCTTCGACAAGCTCAGCACGAACGGGCGTAAGACGCTCATGCGCTCGCTCCGACGACGAGTCACCGTGTCATCGCGGGTCCCGACACAACGCTCCTTTCGCGGCGTCTTTCTTTGCCGTCGCCCCTCCCCGTTCGTCCTGAGCTTGTCGAAGGGCGGGCCGGGCAACCCTTCGACAGCCATCTCGCGCGCCCGAAACCGACCGACGCCACCTACAACAAACCCATCGCGCGAAAGCTGAACGATCCCTGCGCGGCCAGCACGATGTGATCCATCAGCGTAATGTCCACCATGCCCAGCGCGCGCGCCACCCGGCGCGTGACTGCGCGGTCGGCGGTGCTAGGGGTCGGGTCGCCGCCCGGATGATTATGCGCCATCACGACGCTCGCCGCATCCATCCCTAGCGCGTCGCGCAGGATCAGGCGCACCGGAACCTCGGCGGCCGCCTCATCACCCGGCAACGCATGCCGCATGCCCAACAACCTCCGATCCGGATCAAGATAGGCCAGGGCGACCATCTCATACGACAGTGCGGCGATCGTCGCGAACAGCGCGCGGGCGCTT includes the following:
- a CDS encoding class I SAM-dependent methyltransferase, translated to MTATLALLAACEAAPVIKPVKDKVGPFPAADRPVAHIVSSRWSTEEARDRLNEAGQVMAKSGITKGMTVADIGAGEGYYTIRLAQRVGKDGRVLAEDIVASVRDTLAERVARERLDNVSVRLGEPSNPKLPDNSFDRIFMVHMYHEIEQPYEFLWRMRPSLRPGGLVVVVDADRRTQDHGTPPELLKCEFAAVGYALVDTTNMPSAGGYMATFRVEGQRPDPRSIRPCKLVAT
- the prfB gene encoding peptide chain release factor 2 produces the protein MRAEAQAHVDTINEALALLRRFLDWDRALRRLDELNARVEDQALWSDPKAAQEVMRERRRLDEAITATRAIQSELSDTVELIEMAEAEGDTEMEADGVAALAELASRADKDKVKALLAGEADGNDTYVEINAGAGGTESQDWAGMLSRMYQRWGERHGLKVELVDQHSGEQAGIKSATLLLKGENAYGYAKTESGVHRLVRISPYDSAARRHTSFASVWVYPVVDENIEVDYNESDLRIDTYRASGAGGQHINTTDSAVRITHIPTGIVVQCQNQRSQHKNKAEAYNQLRARLYERELAIREQAANAENASKTDIGWGHQIRSYVLQPYQMVKDLRTGVTSTAPSDVLDGDLDAFMAAALSQRVTGEAVEIEDVD
- a CDS encoding penicillin-binding protein 1A, which gives rise to MAQPDSPNFEVRIRREEEASFLTRLWRRWWVKGIAILIGLGLLGVLLIWLLFARDLPSVDKLRAYEPPLPTNVRGIDGTPIYSYARERRVELSYAEYPKLVVQAFLAAEDKTFFEHHGVDYPGIVGAAINNFRSGKRPAGASTITQQVAKNLLIGNAPSYSRKLKEAILAYRIEDTLTKPQILELYLNQIALGRNAFGVEAASYAYFGKELSQLDLAQIAYLAILPKGPSNYDPIRHTERALTRRSYVLREMVKNNFITQAQFAEANAQPLGTVPRQTPKAEVAGSGYFVEEVRRQLIDKFGENSDDGRNPFSVYGGGLWVRTSFDAKQQEYAQEALQDGLLRFDRGRGWSGPIRHVEIDSENWQSAMLNTNIGLDYRDWRAAIVISRDGGAARIGFSNGQTGDLPRWGAQMPVRGKGGNAFNALKAGDIIAVAPEGSGFALRAIPKISGGFVVEEPATGRVLAMQGGFDSRIQSFNRATQAQRQPGSTIKPIVYAAALAGGMTPASSIVDGPFCVYQGARLGQKCFRNFGGGGSGAHTMRWGVEQSRNLMTVRAASQTGMDKVVSLMDQIGVGKYAPYLSFALGAGETTVSRMVNAYAILANQGRAHPYTLIDFVQDRHGKVVWPANWRACDNCNAADWNGKAMPRPVIRGKQVLDAISAYQMVHIAEGVIQRGTATVLRDLDRPMFGKTGTNTGPTDVWFIGGTPQMVAGVYIGYDTPRSLGGYAQGGTIAAPIFKQWAIKAYEGMDKLPFRAPPGVRMVRIDRQSGKPVFGAWPTSDPKAAVIWEAFKPESEPRRAIRRPGVLADPAAAVAAAKAREEKAAAARIEQRRDSDFLQREGGIY
- a CDS encoding JAB domain-containing protein, with the translated sequence MRDAESARALFATIAALSYEMVALAYLDPDRRLLGMRHALPGDEAAAEVPVRLILRDALGMDAASVVMAHNHPGGDPTPSTADRAVTRRVARALGMVDITLMDHIVLAAQGSFSFRAMGLL